agacacttcagttgggtcattcctattccacttagacactttttgcattGTTATCGGAGTAAAACCAACACCAGTTGtctcctacgtggattaagtgaccaattaaattgtgccagctcatttaaattgtgccaactcaattaaattgtgccaactcattttaattgcaaattcactaatttgtaaattcgtggagttttgaccattaaaaattggggcttttgggctggttggatgtgcaatgaggtggcgcccccTTTGGTGTTGATTTTGCTCCGACAACGGTGTAAAAAGTGTctagtggaataggaatgactcacctgaagtgtttaaatggaacaagggtcacTTTAGTGCGCTGTGAAAGAATTGGATATCCggtgtctgtcgatgggtttggccttgtttttttgttggtttttaaAACCATATTTTTTGTTCTCATTCTCTTCAAATACTACTAAAATATTCTgtctcaataaaaaaaaaaaaaatccccccaTATGGCCATTGTTAGTAAAAAATAGATTTAGAAGTTAAAATACAGTATCAAATTGTcctgatacatatatatattatgtgtacTGATAAAGATACAGATACCCTATTTTCTCAGCTCTGCACATCCAAAGATAGACAATAGTAGGCCATCTAAAAGGAAAGTGAATCCCAAACACCACTACAAAAACCAAGACCCctttttccagaaaaaaaaagaaaatagaaactaatttcaagaagaaatagAGAAATAGTAGTCTACTAGTGATATCCCTTACTGATTtcttaagcaaaaaaaaaaccttcaaaGTTGCATTCTTTTCCTCTCAAAACCTTCATAAAGAGCAAAAACCATGCTATAATTTTTCAAGAATCTTCAATGGGGTTGCCCAAGAAACCATTTTGTTGCATTTTCTCTGTTTTCTTGGTCATTCTTGCAATTTTCAAACTAATAGCACCAGTTGAATCTGCATCTGGTGACACTACTTTAGTGTACAAAGGTTGTGCAAAACAGGCATTATCAGATCCATCTGGTGTTTACTCACAAGCCCTTTCAACTCTTTTTGGCTCACTTGTTTCACAATCTTCAAAGTCTAAGTTTTACAAAACTACTACAGGTACCGGGGGGTCCACAATAACAGGTCTTTTTCAATGTATAGGTGACCTTTCAAATGTTGATTGTTATAAATGTGTGAATGGTTTACCTATACTAATAGACAAACTATGTGGCAACCCTACTCCTGTTGCTGCACGAATTCAACTTTTAGGATGTTACATGTTATATGAGGTATCTGGTTTTCCTCAAATATCAGGTATGGAAATGTTGTACAAGACTTGTAGTGGGAAAAATAATCCAGGTAGTGGATTTGAAGAGAAGAGGGATACTGCTTTTTCCACATTGGAAAATGGCATGGCTAGTGCTAGTAATGGATTTTACACAGCAAATTATGAGTCTATTTTTGTTTTGGGACAATGTGAAGGAGATGTGGGAAATTCTGATTGTGCTGAGTGTGTTAAAAATGCTGTCCAAAAAGCTCAAGTTGAATGTGGTAGCTCAGTTTCTGGCCAAATTTTCCTACACAAGTGCTTTGTCAGTTTTAATTATTATCCAAATGGGGCTCCCAAAAAACCATCAGCATCTTCAAATTGGTATCCATCTGCTTCAGCAGGTACATTTCTTGAATTGATATGACATCTTAATTTTAGGGATTTTTCATTTCTGGCCGGTCAACCCAAATTAATTACTGACGCTAGCTAAAATAGACAACACATATACACtgattttgtatattatatgtataccaCACATATATTATACGTTTATTTATACttcatatacaagatatacacatttgcAGGCTATTATTTTGTCAAATTTGTTACTTGAATGGTTTCTGGTTTGTCCAAAGAGTTAAaacaccctaatcaagatttTGTCTTTCTTAGACTTTTGAGCTGTCCACTTCATTAATTTAGTTGTACATGTTATTAAAAAAGGATCTTGGAATAAACAAATAAGGAGCATGgtaaattgattttataagATGTCACTGTCAACAAGATGTTTGTCTAGCTTAGATTTGTGTGCTATCATTATATACTTGTTATCAATAGTTGTGTAGTAATGAGAGTTGTGTTCAATGAATGTGTTGGGATAGGCCAAGACACAGGGAAGACAGTGGCTATAATACTAGGAGGAGCAGCAGGAGTTGCTTTTCTAGTCATTTGCATGCTGTTTGCACGGAACCAAATGAAGAAACATGATGGTAAGTGCAAACTTAACCAAGTGGtagtaaatattttgaataataaCATTTTTGATCCCTCAATtattgattaattatgattttggtCCTTATAATGTACGTCACACCACGTCTAACCTTCACTTATATAGGAAACATGTTATATTTGGACCACTTCTAGAAGTATATTACTCTCAATTATGGAGTAACAGTACAAGCTTAACATAATATATGCATAATTAAGATGGTTAATAATTTTGGGAATATGTGAATATTCATAAGTAAAGGGATCAAAAGTATACATTTCAAGTAATTGAATGTTAAAATGTGTTGATAAGTCAGATATCACAAGGTATAAAGTTAGAATTTATCAATAATTGAGGGACCAAAGTGCTATTAGCCCTAATTTTTTCTATGGTTtaaatatcctttaaatattgccatttgcttatgttatgttatgatttaaataTTTGCTGCAGATTATTGAAGGGATCAGCTGTGTATTATAAAGGCTGGCAAAAGCTTTTTCTTAGGTGGATTCTTTCCTTGTTTAGATTTTCTTcctggaagaaaaaaaaagaatttttattttcttgaaattcctaaAAGTGAGGGAGTTTGTGAGCTGTAATTCTTGGAATTATTaggtaaaaaggggaaaaacaaaaaaaccatTGAGCAGAGAGTAATTTTGGGGTGATGAAACTGAGATGAATGGGACATTAAATTTTGGAGAAATGATGTAAGAGTACATGTTTTTGTCAACTATGAAGAAGATTGGAAAAGAGCAACTAATGGTTTTGGCCTTTTTCTCCTATTGCCATGTGCATGTTGTCTCTTTTCTCTCTGTCTCGAATAACggttctccatttttctttaaaGTTTTATACTTTTTAGAAAGTTTTCTCCCTCTCTGTCTGTGTGTGTGCATTTCCACTTGtctaatatatgaattaaatattaatttatgtTACTTGGGTCAATATCCAAGAACAACATTGTGGTTTTAGCATCTTCATCAGttcagtaattttttttttttttgttccaccAAACTTAGAATGCAGAAGGATAAAAGGAGGTGGAGATGGCAAGGATGTTTAgaataattcattcaaaatcTGTATATAACATTCTTATTTGATGTGCCCTCCTCCTTGTTTGCCTGTGTTTATCGTGCATTATTTGGTGTGCCCTCCTCCAGGCCAACTAAGGTCCGGCATATAATTTGCATACACATACTTTTAACATTTAATCATAATTACGTGAAATGCATTTTCACTCTAATTTTAATTCTTAAGATTAATTGTTTAGTAAGATATAGATAATCGATGCAAGTAAATATTTACCTTGCTAGTTCACTcgaagctttcattatgtaaaTGGGGTTCAACAATCAGTGTATATAGAGAAAATGATAAAACAAAGGTACCTTATCTTTGGTAGTACGTTCAAAATAGTCCTTTAAGTATCAACCAAGTAGTTTTGGGGTGTTTTAAGTTTGTTAAAAGTGAATGCTTTTGGTTACGGTCAAATATTTACCAAATTCTGATTGTAAAATTTAACTggaatagtaaaaaaaaaaaaaaaaaccagaaaTACCAGAAATTTGcgttaaaattcaaaaatcgcAACATAAAACTACACCATACATAAAAATTAGACAAGAAATTAACAGAAACTGCACctcaaaaaattacactaaactCTTGAAATAGAcaagaagattttttttaaaaaaaaaaaaaaaaaacataaactaCGAAATCTTTACTTCCAACAGTGAGTTCTCAttaaatattttctatattttcataattctGAAAAGTTTAACTACCAGAGTTTGGTAAATATTTGACTGTAACCAAAAGCGTTCACTTTTGACACCTCGAGCCAATGTGATTCCTCCACTGCTTCCGGGAGAAAAGTTAGTTTGTTTAGTACTTATTCATTCAGCTCCACACAATACTATGCATGGAAAAATAAGGAGTTTTATCAGACTTTTAAAGTTGATAGTCACTATACCACTCAGCATTGATCTTCAAGTCTTGATGTCACTCCTTTTCAATACACTAGTGAGAATCTTTCTTTTCCCTAAACTGAGCAATCCTTTTCTTGATTATGACTCCTCCCACTCACATTATGTGTACATACATAATAgtactacatatatatataaatattaacaCTCACTTTAAGCACCATACAATAGTTCTTTAGATGAGCAAGACATAACCCCACGGCATACAGTTGTGCTTCCAGTATACACTTGCTTATTAATTAAAGGTTATAAATTTTCGTGCAGTCTGATTTTTGCAAACAGGACATTGAAAATCAAGTAACCGGATCTACTGCAAATTTTCCCCTGGTAACCCCGCGGCATACAGTTGTGCTTCCAGTATACACTTGCTTATTAATTAAAGGCTATAAATTTTCGTGGTCAGATTTTTGCAAACAGGACATTGAAAATCAAGTAACCGGATCTACTGCAATTCCCCTGGTAATTCTAGGGAATTTAACCAAAAGACTTGGGCTCAGTCATAAGCCAGAATTTTTACTTGCCAGCATATTCATAGAGTTAGAAGACAGAGAAAAAAGGGGGTTCGGGTCTGAGTGTAGTGATCATGCCTTAAAAATAGAGATTAGTGGTCGCTTACAAATGTAATCTGTTTTTTGACACATTGTTTaagacgacaacaacaacaataacaatatatcTGAAGAAATCCACAAAGCGGGGTCCTGCAGTGGAGAGCGTACgtaccttacccctaccttttcGAGGCAGGTTGCTTCCGATAGGCCCCTAGATAAGCGTGACAAGCAATTCAAAAGTATTTATGaacaaataaataacaaaagCGAATACTGTTTAAGAAAACCATTTAATATAACACTAATCGGAGCTTTGAtactcttatctcttcttttaACAAATTAAACCTGTACATTATCCCCCACAAACATCAAGGTGGGAATTGAGAATCTGCAAAGCTATCTCAAATCATCATGAATTTAAACAGCAaacaaagaaatgaagaaaacgGCCAAAAAAAGTGTAATAAAACAGTTTCCACCTTCAAGGGCCAACAGAATCATTCAATCAAGAATCATGGAAATTGAAGCCTCAGAGCATTTCTGCAGAATTAGCAGTTCTTTCTTTAAGCTCTCAAGAAAATAGGTTCAGCACTTTAACCTTTGCCCACCtaacccgtttggccatgagaaattttcacttttttctggatttttttttcactttatttgaaaatcatcGTATGGTCATTAAAATTCCTAATACAACTTGAAGtcgtatttgaaagttgaaaaacacctaaaaccttgttttcactttcagtacagtcaaacaaccaaatattctttgcaaaaactataaccaaacacaactccatcttcaactcctacttcaaaattccaaaaaaagtgaaaaatatttgattttcgcGGCCAAACACCTGCTAACAAATTAAAGTCATGCCTCCCAACTTAACATCAAGATGGGAATGGGGAATCAGCAGCAAAACAAGGTGATTGGAGGAAGCAACAACGTTGTAGCAGTAACTTCTCATGATCATCATCTACATATTGAGC
This portion of the Lycium ferocissimum isolate CSIRO_LF1 chromosome 1, AGI_CSIRO_Lferr_CH_V1, whole genome shotgun sequence genome encodes:
- the LOC132038674 gene encoding plasmodesmata-located protein 2-like is translated as MGLPKKPFCCIFSVFLVILAIFKLIAPVESASGDTTLVYKGCAKQALSDPSGVYSQALSTLFGSLVSQSSKSKFYKTTTGTGGSTITGLFQCIGDLSNVDCYKCVNGLPILIDKLCGNPTPVAARIQLLGCYMLYEVSGFPQISGMEMLYKTCSGKNNPGSGFEEKRDTAFSTLENGMASASNGFYTANYESIFVLGQCEGDVGNSDCAECVKNAVQKAQVECGSSVSGQIFLHKCFVSFNYYPNGAPKKPSASSNWYPSASAGQDTGKTVAIILGGAAGVAFLVICMLFARNQMKKHDDY